Proteins encoded together in one Neosynechococcus sphagnicola sy1 window:
- a CDS encoding phasin family protein: MGLGDIVQKAFYLGVGLAALGAEKAGDKLAEVRMQSQKLVDEMVRRGEMTTEEARRLVEELMLQAQQQAGSPEPTATATEPRKIEILSDTEGLDNQDLDKLRQQVQELQDELKQLHRD, translated from the coding sequence ATGGGCTTAGGAGATATTGTCCAAAAGGCCTTTTACCTGGGTGTGGGGTTAGCAGCACTGGGTGCAGAGAAGGCAGGGGATAAGCTGGCAGAAGTGCGGATGCAGTCCCAAAAATTAGTGGATGAAATGGTGCGGCGGGGAGAAATGACCACAGAAGAGGCGCGTCGCCTTGTGGAAGAGCTGATGTTGCAAGCACAGCAGCAGGCAGGCTCCCCCGAACCAACCGCCACTGCCACCGAACCCCGCAAAATTGAAATTCTCAGTGACACAGAAGGTCTCGACAATCAGGACTTAGACAAGTTGCGGCAACAGGTGCAAGAACTTCAGGATGAGTTGAAGCAGCTTCATCGTGATTAG